One window of Medicago truncatula cultivar Jemalong A17 chromosome 2, MtrunA17r5.0-ANR, whole genome shotgun sequence genomic DNA carries:
- the LOC25487152 gene encoding F-box/FBD/LRR-repeat protein At3g14710 produces the protein MQKSGSRKAVIQMKVVGSSVGASGSRNDRPHKKQKEKDDIISKLPYSLRSRILSFLPTKDAARTSVLSRSWTESWTSITKLDLDDSVFHSPKSKKKSGGKQHFINFVNRALLLNENYSVECFSLVITNKYDQTLVNTWISCMLKKNVKKLSIASSLEFPFSALTSRSLFNNAYYLEELVLKMRCCAINVPPCGYYHSFGKLKLLKLCGIIFTIDKSIKILLPVLKKFETKNCSWLSAHVVTLELKAPLLESVFIDQDLESVTREPRNCKIKFSDSSLKEFTYCGDGISQAIVLSDPSSARNVAANIILYKRGNSVQESGSYACLLLNQFSQVKCMKFHGSEVLTQPNMVLLPKFAMLTHLDLGSVSDEVLLCLLQKSPVLNTLVFKEITKCDQERLSSVVVPNCLASTLQVVKFGNLHGHEHELFLAKYLMENGIVLERMSFSFANAWQIDSKVIEEFKEKLYSFKKGVSFAILEFSFDYY, from the exons ATGCAAAAAAGTGGTTCTAGGAAAGCCGTTATACAGATGAAGGTTGTTGGTTCATCTGTTGGGGCCTCTGGATCAAGAAACGATAGGCCTCATAAGAAGCAAAAGGAGAAAGATGATATAATCAGCAAGCTACCCTATTCACTTAGATCTCGCATTCTCTCATTTCTCCCGACAAAAGATGCTGCTCGTACGAGTGTGTTATCAAGAAGTTGGACAGAAAGCTGGACATCAATCACCAAGTTGGACTTAGATGATAGTGTGTTCCATTCTCCCAAAAGTAAGAAAAAATCAGGTGGAAAACAACACTTTATAAACTTTGTCAATAGAGCACTTCTGCTTAATGAGAATTATAGTGTGGAATGTTTttctcttgtgatcactaataAGTATGATCAAACTCTTGTGAACACATGGATCTCTTGTATGttgaagaaaaatgtaaaaaaacttTCCATCGCTTCGAGTTTAGAATTTCCATTCTCTGCTCTTACATCTCGCTCCCTTTTCAATAATGCCTATTATTTAGAAGAATTGGTGCTCAAGATGCGTTGTTGTGCTATCAATGTTCCTCCCTGCGGTTATTATCATAGTTTTGGAAAGCTAAAACTCCTCAAGCTGTGTGGAATTATATTTACAATTGACAAATCTATAAAGATCCTTTTACCGGTACTGAAAAAGTTTGAGACAAAAAACTGCTCTTGGTTAAGTGCACATGTTGTCACTTTAGAACTAAAGGCACCTCTACTTGAAAGTGTTTTTATAGATCAAGATCTTGAGTCGGTTACTCGTGAGCCACGTAActgcaaaatcaaattttctgaTTCAAGCCTGAAAGAATTCACTTATTGTGGCGATGGTATATCACAAGCTATTGTTCTGTCAGATCCATCTTCAGCTCGCAATGTTGCTGCTAACATAATTTTGTATAAGCGTGGCAATAGTGTTCAAGAAAGTGGATCCTATGCTTGTCTCCTTCTCAATCAATTCAGTCAAGTGAAGTGTATGAAATTTCATGGATCGGAG GTTCTCACACAACCAAATATGGTTCTTCTACCTAAATTTGCAATGCTGACCCATTTGGATCTTGGCTCTGTTAGTGATGAAGTTTTGTTGTGCTTACTTCAAAAGTCTCCTGTTCTCAATACTCTAGTTTTCAAG GAAATTACAAAATGCGACCAAGAGCGTCTAAGTTCTGTTGTTGTGCCGAATTGTTTAGCATCGACTCTTCAAGTTGTGAAATTTGGAAATCTACATGGACACGAGCATGAGCTTTTCTTAGCTAAATATTTAATGGAAAATGGTATAGTGCTTGAGAGGATGAGTTTCTCTTTTGCTAATGCATGGCAGATTGATTCTAAGGTTATTGAAGAATTCAAGGAGAAGTTGTACTCATTTAAGAAAGGAGTCTCTTTTGCCATACTTGaattttcatttgattattattag
- the LOC25487153 gene encoding F-box/FBD/LRR-repeat protein At3g14710, which yields MESVGSSNKKHKANEDIISNLPDSLITYILSCVPTKDAARTSVLSKRWIDCWTFVTKVNLDDSMFFKHKKKKSGGKRYFINFVNRALHLTKSNTAESFSLVITNKYDISLLNTWISGILKRNVKKLSITTYLELPFSAYTSHILFNYSYKLEELVLEMRCCSIKVPPCSSYDTCSFGSLNVIKLCGIMFTMDESLGILFRTLKKFEMKNCSWLSTDDVTLELNAPLLESVLINQQFRSVNRETRSCKIKFSASCMKEFTYRGYGMSQAIILSDPSAARNASAKITLDKEYGNSVQETQSCASLLLKQFSQVKCIQFYGLEVLTKQNVAVLPKFAMLSHLDLGYITGEVWFGLLHKTPVLNTLVFKRIFEFNQELLNSADVPDCLASSLQVVKFGTFHGLEDALFLANIFLENGMVLERMSFSFYDERSKSTVIEEFKEKLYSFKKGVSFAILDDNLYSYDYYR from the exons ATGGAGTCTGTTGGTTCAAGTAATAAGAAGCATAAGGCAAACGAGGATATAATCAGCAATCTACCTGATTCACTTATAACTTACATTCTGTCTTGTGTCCCTACGAAAGACGCTGCTCGTACAAGTGTGTTATCTAAACGATGGATAGATTGTTGGACTTTCGTCACCAAGGTGAACTTAGATGATAGTATGTTCTTTAAacacaagaagaagaaatcagGTGGAAAACGGTACTTTATAAACTTTGTCAATAGAGCACTTCATCTTACTAAAAGTAACACTGCTGAAAGTTTTTCTCTTGTTATCACTAACAAGTATGATATTTCCCTTCTAAATACATGGATCTCTGGCATCTTGAAACGAAATGTAAAAAAGCTTTCTATCACTACATATTTAGAGCTACCCTTCTCTGCTTATACATCACATATTCTTTTTAATTACTCTTATAAGTTAGAAGAATTGGTTCTTGAGATGCGTTGTTGTTCTATCAAAGTTCCTCCCTGCAGTTCTTATGATACTTGTAGTTTTGGAAGCCTAAATGTTATCAAGTTGTGTGGAATTATGTTCACCATGGATGAATCTCTAGGTATTCTTTTCCGAACACTGAAAAAGTTTGAGATGAAAAACTGTTCTTGGTTGAGTACAGATGATGTCACTTTAGAACTAAATGCTCCTCTACTTGAAAGTgttttaataaatcaacaatttaGATCGGTAAATCGTGAGACACGTAGCTGCAAAATCAAGTTTTCTGCTTCGTGTATGAAAGAATTCACTTATCGTGGCTATGGGATGTCACAAGCTATTATTCTGTCAGATCCATCAGCAGCTCGTAATGCTTCTGCTAAAATCACTTTGGATAAGGAATATGGTAATAGTGTTCAAGAGACTCAATCTTGTGCTTCTCTACTTCTCAAACAATTCAGTCAAGTGAAGTGTATCCAATTTTATGGATTGGAG GttttgacaaaacaaaatgTGGCTGTTCTACCTAAATTTGCAATGTTGAGCCATTTGGATCTTGGCTATATTACTGGTgaagtttggtttggtttactTCACAAGACTCCTGTTCTCAATACTCTAGTTTTCAAG agaatattcGAATTCAACCAAGAGCTTCTGAATTCTGCTGATGTTCCTGATTGTTTGGCCTCCAGTCTCCAAGTTGTGAAATTCGGAACTTTCCATGGATTAGAGGATGCGTTGTTTTTGGCTAATATTTTTCTAGAAAATGGTATGGTGCTTGAGAGGATGAGTTTCTCCTTTTATGATGAGAGGAGTAAATCCACTGTGATTGAAGAATTTAAGGAGAAGCTGTACTCATTCAAGAAAGGAGTCTCTTTTGCCATACTTGATGATAATTTGTACTCATATGATTATTATCGTTAG
- the LOC25487154 gene encoding receptor-like protein kinase THESEUS 1, giving the protein MQQATNCFDAELIIGKEGFGKVYKGTLENGEVVAIKVANPESRQGLGEFQNEIELLSGLSHSNLVSLVGCYNEDSELILVYNYMANGSLSSHLYGRDFVPLSWKQRLAICLGAAKGLLYLHTGAKQSIIHRDVKTTNILLDKKIVPKVSDFGISKKGPILDKSHVTTNVKGSFGYVDPEYFRTKFLTKKSDVFSFGVVLIEVICGKPALDDALPTQQMNLALRALSCDKKGTFHEMMDPYLIGKVNMDSLNKVL; this is encoded by the coding sequence ATGCAACAAGCAACAAATTGTTTTGACGCTGAGCTAATAATTGGAAAAGAAGGATTTGGCAAAGTGTACAAAGGAACGCTTGAAAATGGAGAAGTAGTAGCTATCAAAGTAGCAAATCCTGAATCTAGACAAGGTCTCGGTGAATTCCAAAACGAGATTGAGTTGTTGTCTGGTCTTAGTCATTCAAACCTTGTCTCACTTGTAGGTTGTTATAACGAAGACTCAGAACTGATTCTTGTGTACAATTACATGGCAAATGGATCTCTCAGCAGTCATCTATATGGGAGAGACTTTGTTCCTCTATCTTGGAAGCAACGCCTAGCGATATGCTTAGGGGCTGCAAAGGGACTTTTATATCTTCACACTGGAGCTAAACAAAGCATAATTCACCGTGACGTGAAGACAACAAACATTCTCTTGGACAAAAAGATTGTGCCAAAAGTTTCTGATTTTGGCATATCGAAAAAGGGTCCTATTCTTGATAAGAGTCACGTTACAACTAATGTAAAGGGTAGTTTTGGCTATGTTGATCCTGAATATTTTAGGACTAAGTTTCTAACTAAGAAATCAGATGTTTTCTCTTTTGGAGTGGTGTTGATTGAAGTTATATGTGGAAAACCTGCTTTAGATGATGCCCTTCCAACGCAACAGATGAATTTGGCATTGCGGGCATTAAGTTGCGATAAAAAGGGTACCTTTCATGAAATGATGGACCCATATTTGATTGGCAAAGTGAATATGGATTCTCTAAACAAGGTTTTATAG